TTGTGTAGTCATGTTGGACTTGAGTGAATATGTCTGGTTTATTCTTGTAGATTAAATTACAAGGTATTACAAGGTATTACGTAGATAGATACATAGGAAGATAAATACTGGTATTGCATAGATTAGAATGCAAAacctttaaaaataaattaaactaAAAAAACCTCAATTGACTAACTAATAAAACTTGATTCAGTCAAAGAGATTACCTTCAAGTTGGAAAAGTTCTGCTGCATTCAAAGGCTGAGTTAGTTGCTGATAACCAATAGCCTCGGGTTCTTCATTAGTATTATCAGTTTTCAACGTAAATTCATAATCTAATGTGCAAAGCTGATTGGCAGTCGCATTTGGTAGATTTTCTGCTGTATCTGAGGTCGACGGTTGTATGGCTGCTGCATCCAAATCTATTGTAACTACATTGTTTTCTActgaaaaagaaacaaaaatataaggATAAGGTAAGTTTTATCAAGTTAAAATAAATGCATTCATTTTCGTGTATAATTTTATAGTTGTTTGATATGAGATAACATTTATAACgtacatttttgaaatattcagaGAATAAAGAAATTTTCAGTAACGACATCAATAATAAACTGGAATAATTCgtagtataattatataatatataagactataattttgatcaaaatttgTGAGAAAGATAGTTTTGTTTAATGCATGTTGTCTTCTTCCAATCATATTACattgtaataatgatttgtaattgtctatgaaataaataaataataatttattatcatattattatatagtaAGGAAACAATCTATTGACACAAATGTCCttcaaataatgttttcctCGTCTCCTTAACAATGACTGCATAAGGAGAACTTATTTGGAGAGAGATGAAGCCTTCTCATCCTTGACAACTGTTTGAACTGAATCGCTTCATGCAAAAAGGGCTTCAGTCATAAAAATGGCCAAATTGAGTTAAGAGCAGAATTATGTCTTTAGATGGTGGTTTCATCGTTCTATGCAAAAAGGAATTCAGTCTGACTGCTCTAACGTTGTCAAATCAGTTACCTACGTATAATATTCTATGCAGAAAGGGCTTCAGTCCCGGACTGAAGCCCTTTATGCACAGAGTGACGAAAATTTTTCCGATCAGCTGACTGAATCGTATATTGTGATTCAGCTGCTCTGCATTACTTATTCATTCGCGGTTTTTGCGTTGAGGTTAGAAGCTGTTGTTTTGAGTACCGttcaagtaattattgatttatattattattattgaagaaattatttttaattcattatggTTAGTAGTAGCGACGAAGACAATGACAATGAATCCAACATTGTTTTTGGAAAGAGGAAAAGGCACGAAGAAACGTATAGAAGAAACGTGAACAAACTGGCTAGGAACAGCGGTGCTGAGTATAAGAACTACAAAGGAAAAACTGTACATGCAAAACAATCAGGACCTCCATGCAagtaagaaaaattaaaattaacttAATTGAATAAGATATAGTCATTTTTACAATCTTGGATTTCTTGATCCATCAAAGACTCCAATGTCAACAAAAACTTTTCACACTCATATTAACACAATAAACTGTCTGTGATGAAATATGTCATGCagacattgaataataattttctcattcaatGGTGTGTTCAATAGAAGTTTATCTTACCGGTAGTGAATTTCTGCtttgttaaataatttattattaaaaggtACATCCTTTGTTAAACTTGTTCCTGAGCTTAATATCACCATTCTACCTGGTCTACCCATACCTTGTACTTACTGGTACTCTACCATTACTATTCTTTCTAGCCTAATGTACATGATTATCAGTAtttaaaatttactaaattttaGTATTGTATAAATCCAGCTTTACCTACCTAGCCTACCTACCTTATctaatttgaaacattttatttttgtttcagttGCAAGAGACACAAGTGCTTTGATGGAATACAGGAGTTGGACAGAATCGACATACTACAACGTATTTTGAACCTACCTTCTAAAAATGAGcaagatttattcattcaaagcttgattgaaattcatgatgTGAAGCAACGACGTCCACGGAAGGATGATAGTGCACGTACTGTTGATAAGATGTATACCTACTTTGTTATGGTTGGTAACCAAAGGACTCCGGTATGTTACAAAGCTTTTTTATCATTACTATCAATTAGTGATAAGCGAGTGAAAAGACTGAGATCACTGGCCAAAGAAGGAAAAAATCCATTAGACAAAAGGGAAAGGCACCTAGTGTTAACAGAATGAGTATTGAAAACCAAGAAAAAATTAGAAGCCATATTCAGAGTTTTCCAACTAAGCTTAGTCATTATGCTGGTAGGGCCACAGAGTATTTGGATGCAAGACTCAGTATTAAAACTATGTACGATCTATTGGTTGCCAAACACCCAGGAATTTGTAGTCCAGCATATTTTTATGAGTTTTTTCACGAAAACTTTAACCTTAGGTTTGGAAGACCCCAGATTGACACCTGTTCCACATGTGAAGAGCTTAGCATTAAGCTTAAGAACCCACACTTGAATGATGCAGCTAAGAGAGTTGCAACTGCAGAATTAATGGTACATAAAAGACGAGCAAAGAAGTTTTACAACAAAATCCAAGAAGAAGCCATGAACCCTAAAAATGAATCACATGTACTTTCCATATGCATGGATTTCATGCAAAATCTCAGCATTCCTCAAATTCCTGTCCAGCAAACTTTTTACCTGCGACAGATTACAGTAAATGTTTTTTCAATCCACAACATAAAACAAAGGACAGCAAAAGTTTATGTTTATCATGAGGGTGAGGCCAATAAGACCCCTAATGAGGTTTGCTCGTTTCTCTATGAATATCTGAAAGAGGTACCATCAGAAGTAACAGAGTTAAGACTTTTTGCAGACAACTGTGGGggtcaaaataaaaatcacacATTGACCAGATTTTTGTTGATGCTCACAGATACAGGTCGTTTTGAAAAAGTCACCATGTTCTTTCCAGTAAGGGGCCACTCGTTTTTGCCCTGTGATAGGGATTTTGCCACAATTAAACGGCATGTTAAAAAGTATGACAGAATTTACACTGTTGGTGAAATTCGAAATCTTATTGAAAGTAGCAGCACTAAGCTTGGTAACAATCCAAAATTTGTAGTAAAGGAAGTTGAAAGTAGTGATATTCTGAACTTCAAAGCCTTGTGGCCTACCTATTATAAAAAAAGTTGCATCTCAcaagaaacaaacaaaaaaagcGTTCCaaaagcaaataaaattcattttgagATAAGCAGCTACAGACAAATGACTTTCAACAAAAATAAGCAAGGTATAATATATGCCTCGAAAATGATTGATAGTATTGTGAGTCACTCGTTTAAGATGTGTAAGGATGCGAATGCGAAGCCAACTTTGCCACCAGCTGCAGCTTATCAAAGTAATATTCCAATCAAAACAGCAAAGCTGAACGACGTCAGGCATCTCCTACCATATATTCCCCAAGAACATCTTGAGTTCTACAAAAGCATCATGGACTGGCCTACAGTAGAAGGAATCGATCCAGAAATACaagatgattgaaatttaatttgaaaaaattaaaaactttaaagttttttatttacttttttccACATGAGCTGATCATTAAAACTTACTGTTAAAAAATTCTCAACTGTATTGTTTTTAGTCAAAAATCCTtttttgttcataatatacTGCTTTCCAGTGGcaaaatatgttgaattttgCAATATATAGTCACTTGAGTGTGAAAAAAAGTGTTATAAAGGTGAATTTACATGCAACAAGAGCTTTGCATAGGGTTATGTGCAAAAAGGCTTCAGTCAAccaacaaaaaaaattttttactcaataattataaaaaattattgaatttctttataaaaattcaatattgaaaatatctcccttcaaataaaataaatatgtgtTTTCAATTTCTCTGTGTTTTTGAGTGAGAcagtttttcttgtttttctcaAAACCATGATCACTTGACTGAAGCCCTTTTTGCATGAAGCGATTCCTGTTTTGAAACGTTTTGCACTATT
The genomic region above belongs to Nilaparvata lugens isolate BPH chromosome 5, ASM1435652v1, whole genome shotgun sequence and contains:
- the LOC111054627 gene encoding uncharacterized protein LOC111054627 produces the protein MVSSSDEDNDNESNIVFGKRKRHEETYRRNVNKLARNSGAEYKNYKGKTVHAKQSGPPCNCKRHKCFDGIQELDRIDILQRILNLPSKNEQDLFIQSLIEIHDVKQRRPRKDDSARTVDKMYTYFVMVGNQRTPVCYKAFLSLLSISDKRVKRLRSLAKEGKNPLDKRERHLVLTE